Genomic segment of Planctomycetaceae bacterium:
TGAATCCGTTCAGCCCCGTGTTGTTAAGGCGGGGGACCGTAGCAATAACGAATCCGGCCATCTGCCTCAATACGAGTCTGCGGACCACCGAACGTCGAATTTTGCCGAAACAATCGGCTCCGATTGGTCCGTGCGAGCGGGGCCATTCTGTTCAGGAAGTCGCCTTACGTCCCCCTGCACGCGGTCTGTTCTCCGGGGAAAGCGAAATCCGGGCACCTGTTCTGGCCAGAACAACCCTGTTTGCGTTACCCTCCGCGATCCGCCTTTGATCGCGCCGTAATCGGCGCTGATGTTCGCGTTTCACAATTCTTTCCCGCAAGTTGCAGCACGGTGTAAGCTGCGCAGTTTTCCGGTGTTGTCATCGCCGCTGCGAAATGCCGGCCGGTTCTTGTTGATACAGACGCTAAGGATTCCATGACTCTCTCGGAGCTGCTGCAGAATCGTTTTCGTGCCGACCTCAGACATCGCGGGGCGGCTTACATCGAAGCGGAACGTGTTTCACTGGTCCGCGTCACGGAAGAAAACGTCTTCGGACTGGTGGTTGACGGGGTTGAGTACCAGACTCAACTGCGCTACCAGGAATCCGATATCGCCATGTTTTGCACGTGCGATCAGTTCGCAAAGTCCAAAGCGTGCAAACACTTGTGGGCCACGGTGCTGACGGCGGATCTGGAGGGGTACGTAAATCCGGCAATCCGGCCGGGTCGACTGGTGCCGTTTGTGGCACGGCCGAAAGCCGGACCGATTCGGGTCGACGACCTGTCGGCTGACTTTGAACCGGAAATGGATGCCCGGGTTCCGAAGGCAAAGGTCAAGTCGCGTCCTCAGCAGGCGGAGGTTCGTCTGCGGCCGTGGGAAGCCCGGCTGCTTTCGCTGCAGGAGGAAATGTCGGTTCCCGATCGCAAGGGAAAGAAGGCTCAAAGCCAGGACCGGCAGATTTTTTACGAACTGGACCTGGAGGCCAGCCGGGAAGCCGGAAAGCTGGTGATTCAGGCGTCTCAGCGACAGCGGCGTTCCAGCGGTCAGTGGGGAAAAATCAAGCCGCTGAAGATTAAGCCGGGTGAACTCGATCAGATCGAACACGAAGACGACCGCACGTTCTTGTCGTACCTTGCCGGCGCAATTCCGGAACGCAACAACTGGTCGACGCAGCAGGCCGAACTGAAGGCCGCCGCCCATCGGTTCTACCTTCCCTTCGAACTGGGCACACTGATTCTTCCCGACATGTGCCGATCCGGCCGGCTGACAATCCCCGGCGTCAGCGAAACGGGCGAGCAGAAGCTGGAATGGGACGACGGCGAACCGTGGGAACTGACGGTCCGCGTGAAGCGCGACACCGACAGCGAAGGCTGGGTCGTTGCGGGATTGCTGGTGCGCGGGGAGGAATCGCTGAACCTTTCCGAAGTGCCGCTGGCGGTTCCCGGCGGGTTCCTGGTGACGTCCGACAGTATCGCGCGGCTGCGTGACTTTGGAGCATCACAGTGGATGCAGATGCTGTCGTCGGAAACGCCGCTGAAGATTCCCGCGGCCGACCAGCACGACTTTGTTGACCGGTTGCTGGACATTCCCACGCTGCCGCGTCTGGAGCTTCCGAAGGATCTGCAACTGGAGGAAGTCCGTGCCACTCCCTCGCCGACGCTGCGGATTTCGTCGCCGCCGATGTCGCGCTGGCGGAATGATTCGCTGACCGGTGAGGTGATCTTCAACTACCTGGGAACACCAGTGGCGGGCCGCAACGCTCGCTGGGCCGTTGTGCAGCGCGAACACAATCGCTGCATTATTCGTGACCGCGATTTTGAAAGCGGCTGCTGGGAACTGTTGCGCGAAGTGGGGTTCCGCAAGCGACTCAACGGAGCACAAACGCACACGGACGTCGAAATCGCTCGCCGCGAACTGGGCCGCGCTGTTCGGGAACTTGTCGAAAACGGGTGGTCCGTCTACGCGGACGGCAGCCAGGTCCGGCAGGCCGGCGGGATGCGGTTCCGCGTGGAATCGGACATCGACTGGTTCGACGTCCGCGCGGACATCGATTTTGAAGGTCGCTCCGTGGCGTTCCCGGAATTGCTGCACGCCCTGGAACGCGGCGACGCGACGGTTCGGCTGGACGACGGATCGCTGGGAATTCTGCCCGAAGAATGGCTGGAACAGATCGGCATGATTTCCGGTCTGGGGACGGTCGACGAAGATTCGCTGCGGTTTTCGAATTCGCAGGCAGCGCTGCTCGACGCATTGCTGTCGGCTCAGCAGGACGTGGAATTCGATGCCCGGTTCGAAGAGATGCGGGAACGCTTCCGAACCTTTTCCGGCATCGAGGCGGCCGAAGTCCCCAGTGCGTTCACCGGTGAACTTCGCGACTACCAGCGAGACGGCCTGTCGTGGATGACGTTTCTGCACGACTTCAATTTCGGCGGATGTCTGGCCGATGACATGGGTCTGGGAAAGACCGTGCAGTTTATTGCCATGCTGCTGAAGCACCGCGATCAGGCAAAGAAGGACACTCGGCCGTCACTGGTCGTTGTGCCGCGGTCGCTGATCTTCAACTGGCGAAACGAATGCAACCGCTTCGCTCCGAAACTGAAAGTCCTGGATTACTCCGGCCTGGAACGATCCGCCCTGCGCGCGGAGTTCGAAAAATACGACGTCGTGCTGTCAACGTACGGCACCGTTCGCCGCGACATCGCCATTCTGAAGGATTACGAATTCGACTACGTCGTGCTGGACGAGGCACAGACGATCAAGAATCCCACGTCGCAGATCGCGCGCGCGTCCCGGTTGCTGCGTGCCCGACACCGGCTGGCTCTGAGCGGCACACCCATCGAAAACAATGCCGGCGATCTGTGGTCGATCTTTGAGTTTCTCAACCCCGGAATGCTGGGACGCAGCACCGCATTTCGCAGCCACGTAACGGATCCCGAAAGCAGAGAAGCCCGCCAACTGGTGTCGCGCGGTCTGCGGCCGTTCATCCTGCGACGCACCAAGAAGCAGGTCGCCGCGGAACTGCCCGACCGACTGGAAGAAACCATCTTCTGCGACATGGAAGACGATCAGCGAAGGCTGTACGACGAACTGCGGCTGCACTACCGCGATTCACTGCTGGGGCTTGTTCAGAAAGAAGGTCTGGCTCGCAGCAAGATGCATGTTCTGGAAGCGCTGCTGCGGCTGCGGCAGGCCGCATGCCACCCGGCGCTGCTGAATCGGGGTGACGAGGATGAACCGTATGCGAAACTGGAATTCCTGATTCCGCACCTGAAGGAACTTGTGGCCGAAGACCACAAGTCGCTGGTGTTCTCGCAATTCACCAGCATGCTGGCGATCGTGCGCCAGCATCTGGAGGAAAACGGCATCGACTACGAATACCTGGACGGCCAGACTCGCGATCGGCAGAAGCATGTCAACCGCTTCCAGTCGGACGACGGCTGCAAGGTCTTTCTGATCAGCCTGAAGGCCGGTGGGCTCGGACTGAATCTGACCGCGGCCGACTACGTGTTTCTGCTGGATCCGTGGTGGAACCCGGCCGTGGAAGCTCAGGCCATCGACCGTGCTCACCGAGTCGGGCAGACCAGGACCGTGTTCGCCTATCGCATGATCTGCCGCGACACGGTGGAAGAAAAGATTGCCGAACTGCAAAGCAAGAAGCGGGAACTGGCCGACGCGATTCTGGAAGGCGACGACACCCAGAGTGTGCTGAAGGACCTGTCGGTCGAAGACCTGGAACTGCTGCTGTCGTAGCCGCTGCCAATGCCCGACCGCCGGCACCCATTGCCAATGCTTTAGCGGCGTGCGAAACTTCCCGGCATGTCAATCTTCGCAAACCGAGAAATCCTGCTGGGAATCACAGGCGGCATCGCGGCCTTCAAAGCCGCCGACCTGTGCAGCAAGCTGGTTCAGCAGCAGGCCAGGGTTTCCGTCGTGATGACGGAATCCGCTCACCGTTTTATCGGTGCCACAACGTTTGAAGCGCTGACCGGAAGACCCGTCAACAGCGATCCGTTTCGCGCGAATGAGCACTTTCGGGGAGAACACATTGGTCTTGCTCAGCGAGCGCACGCGATCGTGATTGCTCCCGCGACGGCTCAGACCATGGCCAGACTGGCACACGGATTCGCGGACGACCTGCTGGCGACGATTGTCCTGGTCGCGACGGTGCCCGTGTTCCTGGCGCCGGCGATGAACTGCGACATGTGGTCGAAGCCGTCCGTGCAGCGAAACGTCGAACAGTTGAAGGCAGACGGGCACATTCTGATCGATCCGGAAGACGGCTGGCTGAGCTGCGGGCAGATCGGCCCCGGACGGATGGCTTCGCCGGAGACCATTCTTGCTGCGCTGCAGGGCTACTTCGAATCTTCGAAAGCGATGTGACAATCTCGCGAAATCCCGCGACGCCTCAGCCGTTATTCCTTTCCCATCGGGCCTGTCGTTCTCATGCACTTCGAAACCAAAGCCGTCCACGCCGGCGTTCACAAGGATCAGCAGTACAACAGCGTCATCACGCCGATCTACGCGACTTCGACGTTTGACTGGACGGATCTGGACAGCAACGCCGGCTATGACTATTCACGGTCCGGCAATCCCACGCGGGATGCTTTGCAGGAAAACCTGGCGGCTCTGGAAGGAGGAGCCTGCTGCGTGGCCACGGCCACCGGCATGGCGGCGACCTATTGCGTGATGGCGCTGTTCAATCCGGGCGATCACATCATCGTGCCGGCTGATGTGTACGGCGGATCGCACCGGCTGTTCGACCGGTTTCTCACTGAGAAGCAACTGTCGTTTTCGTTCGTCGACATGACCGACCTGGACGCCGTTCGCGATGCGTTTCGGCCGGAAACGAAGGGCGTGTGGATCGAGACTCCCAGCAATCCGCTGCTGAAGGTCGTCGATCTGCGGGCGGTTGCCGACCTGGCAAGGCAGCACCGGGCTCTGGCGATGTGCGACAACACGTTTATGTCGCCGTATCTGCAGAAGCCGTTTGACTTCGGCTGCGACATCGTGATGCATTCGACCACGAAATACATCAACGGTCATTCCGACGTCGTCAGCGGCGCCGTGATTGCCAAAGACATTGCGATCGGTGAACGGCTGGCGTGGATCTGCAATGCCGTCGGCCTGGCCTGTTCACCGTTCGACGCGTGGCTGGTCCTGCGCGGCGTGAAGACTCTGGCATGTCGCATGGAGCAGGCTCAGCGGTCCGCCATGAAGATCGCGGAATTCCTGGAACTGCATCCGGAAGTCTGGAAGGTTCACTATCCCGGCCTGAAGTTCCATCCGCAGCACAACCTTGCAAAACGCCAGCAGCGCGGCTTCGGGGCGATGCTGAGTTTCGAGATGACGGGTGGTCGGGACGCGGCCGAACGGGTCTGCACGCGGACGAAGCTGTTTGACGTCGGTGTGTCCCTCGGCGGCGTCGAGTCGCTGCTGTGCTTTCCGGCGACGATGAGCCACGCCGCGATGTCTCCGGAAGGTCGTGCGGCAGCGGGTATCACCGACGGTTTGCTGCGGGTTTCCGTCGGCGTCGAACACGTCGCGGATCTCATCGACGACCTGCGGCAGGCGATCGAAGGCGGGTGAGCGGCAAATGCGACCGGTTGGCATTCCACGGTGAATTACACACGCCAGGAATTCGGTCGCGCGGCCGGGCGAATCAGTCTTCCAGCTTTTCGATGGCGGCCGGCAGATCCTTATCGACGATCCCCTGCACGCCTCGGCCGGTTTCAATCCGTTCGTCGACTTCATACATCGTCTCGTCGACATCCACCTTCCAGAATTCTTCCATCTGCTCGCGCGACACTTCCTTCAGCGGTCGGATGATCCGGAATCCCACGCCGCGTCCGGGATCGTCGGTAAACCACCACGGGCTCTTGGGGAAGTTGGGATCCGTCTCCCGCCACGCGGAATAGTCAGACGGATACCGAGAAGCGCTGCGGCATTGGGCGGCACCAAATTCCCAGGTGCCGCCTCGAACGACTCGGGGATTAAGCTGCGTTGGTCGCACCCAGTCGGTGGCGGCGTTCAGAACCCGGTCCGTTGCTTCGTACGGCGCGTAGGCATCCAGAACCCACTCCGCCGCGTTGCCATGCATGTCAAACAGCCCCCACGGATTCGGCTGCTTCGCGCCGGTCAGCTTTGTACCGGAATCTTCGGTGTTTTTGACGAACCAGGCGTAGTCACCCAGCTTTGACGGGTCGTCGCCGTAGCTGTAAGCCGTCGTGGTGCCGGCGCGGCAGGCATATTCCCATTCGGCCTCGGTTGGCAGCCGGTGCTGCTGCCCTGTGATGGCGCTCAGCCATTTTGTGTACTGCTTGGCGGCGTACTGGGAGACCGTGATGGCCGGCTGCATCGGGTCCTCACCGAATTCGAAAGTAAACGTCGGGTCGTACAGCGGAGTCGGAGACGTGACGACATCGACGCTGTTTTCGTCCGTCACACGGCGAATGTTCAGCTCCCGAAATTTCTTGAAGGCAGCGTACAGTTCCATGTACTGCTTGTATTCATTCCAGCGAACTTCGTAGCGACCCATCCAGAACGGATCGACGTGAAACCGGCGCTGCGGGCCTTCGCTCTCGTCACGTGAAGCTTCGGAATCCGGGCTTCCCATCAGGAACTCACCACCCGGAATCGGCACCATTTCGAACGAGACATCCGTTCCGGGAATCTTCATCCGGTAGGGCACCATGTAGCCGGCTTCGACCTTCACACTGCGGCCTTCCGACGGTTTTTCGGACACGATTCCCGGGTCACCGTCAGCCATCAGGCTGCCGCAGGTCTGGAGGACGACCATCGAAACAAGCAAAGATCGAAGCATGAAGAAGCCCCGGACTGAATGATTTGCGGGATGTCGGAAACGTGAGCACCAATTGTTGCTGCGTCGCCGTTCCGGAACAAGAACGGGCCGGGAACTTCCCGCGACATACGTGCGATCCGCGCGGCTGTCGTCGAATCATCCTGGTTTTCCGTTACACTGTGGCCAGACACATTCAGGAACGGCCGACGACGCACATTCAGGCACGAGAAATGACGTCCACAACGACACCTGCCGCCGCTGCTTCCGGCGGTATCGAACTGCTGCAGACGCTTTCCGGGGACGACGCGACAGAAGAACTACTGCTCGATTCGCTGGAGGAAACGCTGCTGCAGCAACAGGATTTTCACCGCCTGTTCGATGCCAGTCTGATTCGAATCCGGCGAGATCTGGGACTGTCGGTGACTCAGCCGACATCGCTGGACGGTGTTCCGAAGGACCGGGAAGCCGTGTTCCGCGAAGGCTATATCAACGCGGCTCGCAGAGTCGGCCGGTTGTTTCTGGATGCCGGAAAGCTGTCGGATGCGTGGGCCTATTTTCGCACGATCGGCGAACCGCAGCCGG
This window contains:
- a CDS encoding PLP-dependent aspartate aminotransferase family protein, with product MHFETKAVHAGVHKDQQYNSVITPIYATSTFDWTDLDSNAGYDYSRSGNPTRDALQENLAALEGGACCVATATGMAATYCVMALFNPGDHIIVPADVYGGSHRLFDRFLTEKQLSFSFVDMTDLDAVRDAFRPETKGVWIETPSNPLLKVVDLRAVADLARQHRALAMCDNTFMSPYLQKPFDFGCDIVMHSTTKYINGHSDVVSGAVIAKDIAIGERLAWICNAVGLACSPFDAWLVLRGVKTLACRMEQAQRSAMKIAEFLELHPEVWKVHYPGLKFHPQHNLAKRQQRGFGAMLSFEMTGGRDAAERVCTRTKLFDVGVSLGGVESLLCFPATMSHAAMSPEGRAAAGITDGLLRVSVGVEHVADLIDDLRQAIEGG
- a CDS encoding formylglycine-generating enzyme family protein, translated to MLRSLLVSMVVLQTCGSLMADGDPGIVSEKPSEGRSVKVEAGYMVPYRMKIPGTDVSFEMVPIPGGEFLMGSPDSEASRDESEGPQRRFHVDPFWMGRYEVRWNEYKQYMELYAAFKKFRELNIRRVTDENSVDVVTSPTPLYDPTFTFEFGEDPMQPAITVSQYAAKQYTKWLSAITGQQHRLPTEAEWEYACRAGTTTAYSYGDDPSKLGDYAWFVKNTEDSGTKLTGAKQPNPWGLFDMHGNAAEWVLDAYAPYEATDRVLNAATDWVRPTQLNPRVVRGGTWEFGAAQCRSASRYPSDYSAWRETDPNFPKSPWWFTDDPGRGVGFRIIRPLKEVSREQMEEFWKVDVDETMYEVDERIETGRGVQGIVDKDLPAAIEKLED
- a CDS encoding flavoprotein; the encoded protein is MSIFANREILLGITGGIAAFKAADLCSKLVQQQARVSVVMTESAHRFIGATTFEALTGRPVNSDPFRANEHFRGEHIGLAQRAHAIVIAPATAQTMARLAHGFADDLLATIVLVATVPVFLAPAMNCDMWSKPSVQRNVEQLKADGHILIDPEDGWLSCGQIGPGRMASPETILAALQGYFESSKAM
- a CDS encoding DEAD/DEAH box helicase — protein: MTLSELLQNRFRADLRHRGAAYIEAERVSLVRVTEENVFGLVVDGVEYQTQLRYQESDIAMFCTCDQFAKSKACKHLWATVLTADLEGYVNPAIRPGRLVPFVARPKAGPIRVDDLSADFEPEMDARVPKAKVKSRPQQAEVRLRPWEARLLSLQEEMSVPDRKGKKAQSQDRQIFYELDLEASREAGKLVIQASQRQRRSSGQWGKIKPLKIKPGELDQIEHEDDRTFLSYLAGAIPERNNWSTQQAELKAAAHRFYLPFELGTLILPDMCRSGRLTIPGVSETGEQKLEWDDGEPWELTVRVKRDTDSEGWVVAGLLVRGEESLNLSEVPLAVPGGFLVTSDSIARLRDFGASQWMQMLSSETPLKIPAADQHDFVDRLLDIPTLPRLELPKDLQLEEVRATPSPTLRISSPPMSRWRNDSLTGEVIFNYLGTPVAGRNARWAVVQREHNRCIIRDRDFESGCWELLREVGFRKRLNGAQTHTDVEIARRELGRAVRELVENGWSVYADGSQVRQAGGMRFRVESDIDWFDVRADIDFEGRSVAFPELLHALERGDATVRLDDGSLGILPEEWLEQIGMISGLGTVDEDSLRFSNSQAALLDALLSAQQDVEFDARFEEMRERFRTFSGIEAAEVPSAFTGELRDYQRDGLSWMTFLHDFNFGGCLADDMGLGKTVQFIAMLLKHRDQAKKDTRPSLVVVPRSLIFNWRNECNRFAPKLKVLDYSGLERSALRAEFEKYDVVLSTYGTVRRDIAILKDYEFDYVVLDEAQTIKNPTSQIARASRLLRARHRLALSGTPIENNAGDLWSIFEFLNPGMLGRSTAFRSHVTDPESREARQLVSRGLRPFILRRTKKQVAAELPDRLEETIFCDMEDDQRRLYDELRLHYRDSLLGLVQKEGLARSKMHVLEALLRLRQAACHPALLNRGDEDEPYAKLEFLIPHLKELVAEDHKSLVFSQFTSMLAIVRQHLEENGIDYEYLDGQTRDRQKHVNRFQSDDGCKVFLISLKAGGLGLNLTAADYVFLLDPWWNPAVEAQAIDRAHRVGQTRTVFAYRMICRDTVEEKIAELQSKKRELADAILEGDDTQSVLKDLSVEDLELLLS